Below is a window of Flavobacterium cyclinae DNA.
GGAAGCCTATTAAAGCTTTTGAACTTCCTGGATTATGGAATGGAGCTATGGCAAAATGGACTACCATTTTTGTAGAAGTACCTTTGGAAACATTTAATCCAGTGAAAACTGTAAATGATTTACTAAAACCAGCTCACCAACCCGATAATGGATAAATCAATAATTTCATCTGAATTTTTATTTAAAGCAGTTCGAAGCAGTGGAGCAGGAGGACAAAATGTAAACAAAGTGTCTTCTAAAGTAGTATTGACTTTCGATTTGATAAATTCAAAAGGATTAACAGAAGAGGAAAAAACAGTGTTGCAAACTAAAATTGCAACTAAACTCACGCAAGAAGGAATCCTAATTTTAACTAGTGAAGAAGATAGAAGTCAACTAAAAAACAAAGAAAAAGTCATTAAGAAATGTTTTAAGTTGCTAGAAAACGCTTTGGTTGTTCCTAAAGAGCGAAAAGAAACTAAAATTCCAAGAGCTGTAAAAGAAAAACGCCTCAATGCAAAAAAAGTAATGAGTGTTTTGAAACAAAATAGGAAAAAACCAAACTACTAAACTTCAATGGCAAGTTCAAAATTCAAGTTCAATAAAAATGTGATAAATTAAAATTGTTCTTGTAATTGTCATTGATATTGCATTATCTTTGCGTTGTCTCAAAGGGGTGCTCAAAATAACGAGCTGAGATCATACCCATAGAACCTAGAACAGGTAATGCTGTTTAGGGATTTGACAAAAATAAATGTGCACGTTTATTGGCGTCTAAGAGTATCAATTTAATTTTTAACCAAAGAATAATTACCCCTTTTATTCGTATTTATTTTACGAATGAAAACTTTATTCAACCAAGATGGCTTAATGCCAAAAACAAAAAGTCGCTATTTTAGTTACCTTTTGCCTTTTGCCTTTTACCTTTTACCTTTTGTTTCTTTCTCACAAGAAACTCAGAAAGACAGTTTAAAAACTACTGAACTTAAAGAAGTAGTTGTCGCATCAGTAAGAGCAAAAGACAAAAATCCAATTACGTACACCAATGTTTCAAAAGAACAGATTGCACCTCGAAATTTAGGTCAAGATGTGCCGGTATTAATGCAATATTTACCATCTGTGGTGAGTACAACTGATGCTGGAAATGGAGTTGGGTACACTTATATGAGAGTTCGTGGATCTGATGGTTCTCGAATTAATGTTACCTTAAACGGAGTTCCTTTTAATGATAGCGAGAGTCAGGGAACGTTCTTTGTGAATTTACCTGATTTTGCCTCTTCGTTAGAAAGTGTTCAATTGCAAAGAGGGGTTGGAACTTCAACTAATGGTGCTGGTGCTTTTGGAGCAAGTTTAAATATGGCAACCAAATCGTATCAAGAAAAATCGTATGCTGAAATAGCAAATTCCTTTGGAAGTTTTAATACAAGAAAGCACACTTTGTCGTTTGGAACTGGCTTGCATAATAATTTTGAATTGAACGGTCGCATTTCCAATATCGCATCTGATGGATTTATCGATAGAGCCTCATCCAATATGTTTGGTTACTTCTTTAATGCCAATTATGTTAAAGAATCTACTTTAGTGAAATTTATGGCATTTGGAGGAAAAGAAAAAACCTATCAAGCTTGGTACGGAATTGAAGATCCTGAAAAACTTAGAAATGACAGAACATTCAATCCTGCCGGAATGTATTTCGATGAAAACGGCAACATGCAATTTTATGATAATGAAACCGATAATTATTGGCAAAATCATTTTCAATTGCATTGGACTGAAAAATGGACTGAAAAATGGATTTCAAATACCGCTTTACATTATACAAAAGGAAAAGGATATTTTGAACAATATAAAGAAGATGAAGATCTAACAGATTATAATTTGCCAGCTTTTAACGGAAATTCAATTTCTGATTTGGTAAGAAAACGTTGGTTAGACAATGATTTTTTTGGAGCTACTTTTTCATTAAACTATAGAGATGAAAAGA
It encodes the following:
- a CDS encoding TonB-dependent receptor, with translation MKTLFNQDGLMPKTKSRYFSYLLPFAFYLLPFVSFSQETQKDSLKTTELKEVVVASVRAKDKNPITYTNVSKEQIAPRNLGQDVPVLMQYLPSVVSTTDAGNGVGYTYMRVRGSDGSRINVTLNGVPFNDSESQGTFFVNLPDFASSLESVQLQRGVGTSTNGAGAFGASLNMATKSYQEKSYAEIANSFGSFNTRKHTLSFGTGLHNNFELNGRISNIASDGFIDRASSNMFGYFFNANYVKESTLVKFMAFGGKEKTYQAWYGIEDPEKLRNDRTFNPAGMYFDENGNMQFYDNETDNYWQNHFQLHWTEKWTEKWISNTALHYTKGKGYFEQYKEDEDLTDYNLPAFNGNSISDLVRKRWLDNDFFGATFSLNYRDEKTDLLFGGAANRYLGLHYGEVIWTTNYIPNPNRYYDNYGNKDDVNFYTKASYNVTNKLNLFADLQYRMVFYNATSVKFDDVNDTFRFFNPKAGLNYQLDEKNTFYGYFGIANKEPRRDDYESGAIKPERLFDYELGWKYNTKNVKLYANAFYMRYNNQLVMTGALNDVGSPIFTNSGKSYRLGLEVESTIALTDKLFLNPNFTLSQNKNIDFYFQRDGIIQDLGNTNIAYSPNFVAANSFTYLPVKGLQLAILSKFVGEQYMGNIDSANSKLDSYFVSDFNASYDWQINKGIKSIVFSALVNNIFNLEYESNGYFYTYDDTWSGPTPVTIEGAGFYPQAGINFILGATLKF
- the arfB gene encoding alternative ribosome rescue aminoacyl-tRNA hydrolase ArfB gives rise to the protein MDKSIISSEFLFKAVRSSGAGGQNVNKVSSKVVLTFDLINSKGLTEEEKTVLQTKIATKLTQEGILILTSEEDRSQLKNKEKVIKKCFKLLENALVVPKERKETKIPRAVKEKRLNAKKVMSVLKQNRKKPNY